A stretch of DNA from Dehalobacterium formicoaceticum:
GATACCTCATTGATATTTGGCGCTAAAAATGAAGATCGATTAAAAGCCCTGTCTTTGAACAAAAAGGGCCAACTGGCAGCTAAAATAGAGCACCTGGGTTTTCGCAAAGCTTCGGTGGTCTCCACTGAAATCATTCATATACCCAATTGGGTGAATTGGCACTGCAATTACGGTTGCAGTAATTTCGGTGCGCCCCACTGTCCTCCCAACAGCCCATCTCCCCAACAAACAAGAGAGATGCTTCAAGATTATACCACCTGTATTTTGATTGAAGGTGAACCACCCACCGGAGACTTTCAGCGCCAGGTACTAAAGGCGGAGAAAGCAGCTTTTTATGATGGGTATTATCGAGCTTTCGCTCTTTGGGCAGGCCCCTGCTCCATCTGTGCAGAATGCGGCGGTACAGAAGGATGTAAGAATACTCAAAGTGCCCGGCCTTCCATGGAAGCATCCGGGATTGATGTCTATGAGACGGTAAAGAGAGCGGGGATCTCTTTAAAACCCTTGTCGCCTGATGATTACTATGTAAAATATTTTGCAATTTTATTATTGGAGTGAGCAGGATGCGAATATTATTGGTACAAACCCCCTCTGTGGAGAGTGTGACCCAAGAAAGAGTTTATCCTATCGGCATTGTGAGCCTGGCGACTTACCTTAAAAAAGCCGGCTATGATGTGGGACTTCTGGATATGAATTTAGAGGCGGATCAATTTGGAGCTTTGAAGGAACGGCTCTTAGACTTTCAGCCGGATCTGGTAGGTTTATCACTAAGAAACATCGACCCTTTAGCCAACAAAACCAGTTCCCTGATCCCTCCTTTTATCGTAACCGTGCGTTTGGTATCAGCTCTTTTACCAAAGGCTCGGCTTGTGGTTGGGGGGACCGGTTTTTCTCTCTTTCCGGAACGGATCATGGCAGAGCTGCCGGAGATTGATTACGGAATTGTCGGCGAGGGAGAAAAATCCTATCTGGCATTGCTCCGTTCATTGGACAATCCCCCTATGATTCCCGGATTGTGCTATCGCAAAGGGGAGAAAATCGAAAGGATTCCTGCTATTGCCGACTTTGATATGAGGGAATATCTGGTTCCGGACCGAAGTCTCCTCGCCCCCGAATTATATACCGGGATCAATCAGTATGCTCCTTCCATGGGCATTGAAACTTCCCGGGGCTGCCCATTCCAGTGTACTTATTGTGTGTATGGGCGGCTGCAAGGGGAAAAGCTTCGCTGTCGGGAACCGCGGCAAGTAGTCGACGAATTAGAATTTTTGTACAAGGAACACAGCGTCCAAAATTTTCATTTTAACGCCCCTGTGGTTAATCTTCCCAGTGAGCATTTGGATGAGATTTGCCGGGAAATCCTGGGACGCAGGCTCCAGATTACATGGAGCGGTTTTTTTAGAGAAGATTTATTAAATGAAGAAAATGTTTTTCTTTATGAAGCGGCCGGCTGTAATTGCTTTTCTTTGTCGCCTGACGGTCTTAGCCAGCAAGCCCTTGATGTACTGGGTAAAAACATGAAGATAGAAGATGTGATTCGGGCAGGTGAGTTAACCGCCCAAACAGATGTCTGTACCATGTATCATTTTTTGGTGAATGTTCCCGGCGAAAACTCTGAAACCATAAAAAGCGGCATGGAGCTATTGGATCGTCTTTATGAGCTCCACGCAAAAAAAAGAAACCTGGGAACGGTGGTCTTAAATAACATTCGCATTTTTCCGGGGACGCCCATAGAAAAAATTGCTCTGGCCCAGGGAGTAATATCACCCCATACCGATTTGATCTATCCGGTATATTACAATCCTCAGCCCTATGAAATGCTTCGGTATCAATTGGAAACCTATCACTTATGTAAAAATGTTTTTATGTGGCAGGA
This window harbors:
- the bzaD gene encoding B12 lower ligand biosynthesis radical SAM protein BzaD, encoding MRILLVQTPSVESVTQERVYPIGIVSLATYLKKAGYDVGLLDMNLEADQFGALKERLLDFQPDLVGLSLRNIDPLANKTSSLIPPFIVTVRLVSALLPKARLVVGGTGFSLFPERIMAELPEIDYGIVGEGEKSYLALLRSLDNPPMIPGLCYRKGEKIERIPAIADFDMREYLVPDRSLLAPELYTGINQYAPSMGIETSRGCPFQCTYCVYGRLQGEKLRCREPRQVVDELEFLYKEHSVQNFHFNAPVVNLPSEHLDEICREILGRRLQITWSGFFREDLLNEENVFLYEAAGCNCFSLSPDGLSQQALDVLGKNMKIEDVIRAGELTAQTDVCTMYHFLVNVPGENSETIKSGMELLDRLYELHAKKRNLGTVVLNNIRIFPGTPIEKIALAQGVISPHTDLIYPVYYNPQPYEMLRYQLETYHLCKNVFMWQEVRLS